The DNA region TTACGGTATAGGCGGACAGTTGACTATTTTAAAATATGGCAGAAATCAAGAGTTGGAAGCTGATAAAATGGGTTTGTCTTTCATGGCAATGGCCGGTTATAACCCCAGTAATGCTGTCGCTTTTTGGCAAAGAATGGCGCAAGCCAGTGCAGGTTCACAAAAACCACCAGCTTTTTTAAGTACCCACCCGACTGATCAATCGCGTATTGCGCAAATACAAAGAGATTTACCAGAGGCGATGAAATATTATAAGAAATAAAATAGAAAGGTTTAAGGTAGCTAAAAGACTAAAGCTGAAAGACTAAAGATAAAAGACCAAGCAAAGTCTAGGTGCCTAAGAAACGTGAAAAATACAATGATTTAAGGTGAAAGGTTTTTGCGTGATGCAGAAACTTTTCACCTTTTGTATTTTTGAAAGACAGATTTTTGATGAATAGGCGTTGCACCTGGTTGAATGCAGTTCACAAAAACAATGGCGTTAGGGAGCTGTTCACCCTAATGAACCAATGAACCAATGAACCAATGAACCAATGAACCAATGAACCAATGAACTAATTTCCCAATACCTTCAATATTGCGCTTGCCTTTAGTAAGCATTCTTCGTACTCTTTCTCTGCATCGCATTGAAATGTAATTGCACCACCGACCTGAAAGGATAAGTATTTACTGCTGGCGTTATAAAGGATACTTCGTATTACGACATTAAAATCAAAATTGCCTTCGGGCGTAATGCAACCGAAGGAGCCGGAATAAGCTCCTCTTTTGGTTTCCTCGTAGGTTTCGATTAATTTCATCGCTTTAACTTTCGGTGCACCCGTCATGGAACCCATCGGAAAAGCATTTTTAATTGCGTCGATAAAATGGACTTGCGCATCTAGTTCGCAGCTGATGGTTGAAATCATTTGGTGTACCTGGGGGAAGCTGTAAATGCCAAACAGTTCATCTACCTTCACAGAGCCTTTAACGGCTGACTTGGTGAGGTCGTGACGGACGAGATCGACGATCATCACATTTTCTGATTGCTCCTTGATATCATTTTTAAGCTGAATTTTGATCTGCTCATCTTCTGCCAGATCGTTACTTCGCCGTGCCGTTCCCTTAATGGGTTGAGACGTTAAAGTTGAACCACGTTTACACAAAAATCGCTCGGGTGTTGCAGATAAAATGTACTGCTCATAAATCTTGAAATAGCCAGCGAAGGGGGTGGGAGATACCTTATTCAGCAGTTCGAAAGTTGGCAAAGGGTTAATTGTCGCATTTTCTGCAAAAAACTCCTGACAAAAGTTTACCTCATAAATGTCGCCACGAGCAATATGGTCTTTTAAGGCGTCGACTTTTTCCAGGTAATTTTGCTTGGAAAGCCGTTGTTTTATTTTTATCGATTCGTTTGCGTCATTTTCGGTAATAATGAAGTTGCTGATTTCTTCCAAAATGGCGTTGTCACCCATGAGCATTTGTAACTGCCCATCCTTTGAAGCGATTAAATACCTGGGAACAAAAAAGAAGAGGTCAGGGAAATTTAGATAATCGGCGTTGTTCGACTGAAGATCTTCGGTCTGATTCTTTAAATCGTAGCTAAAGAAACCGAATAGCCAGTTTTTATGGAGTTCGTAAAATGTTTTTAAGTGTTCGAATGCGTTTCCGTTAGCGCATTTTAGTTCTGCCTGAACATCTACAGCAAGGATAAAATCGTAAGCCGAATAGGCATCTTTATAATGATTGGAATCTAAAAAGCAGCACACATCATACTGGTTTGCCCAACGCAATGCGCTTTGTTTAAAATCGGATGTGTTTTGTAGGGTTTCCAAGATGCGCCAAAGGTAAGTAAACGCAATAGAAGTGGAAAGATGCGATGTAGAGAATTTTGAGGATATTGGGATTCTGGTCAGAGACCCACTTTAAAAGACCTCTCCGCTGCGGTCGAGATGACGGCTGCGGATGAGATGACGACCTGATGTATAAAAAAAGCAAACCAATTTTGGATTGCTTTTGGCTCCGTCAGTTGAAACTGAAGGTAATGGTTTGATAGCGATTTGATGATAGGCATTTGCAATTCATTGCCGTTGACTTCAGTCAACGGTTAAAGAAGGTAAAGAGCGAGTTAAAAAGATCTCTCCGCTGCGGTCGAGATGACGGTTGCGATTGAGAATAATTCCTAAAAAAAACATCCTAATTATGGATTGCTTTTGGCTCCGTCAGTTGAAACTGACGGTAATGGTTTGATAGCGATTTGATGATAGGCATTTGCAATTCATTGCCGTTGACTTCAGTCAACGGTTGAAGAAGGTAAAGAACCAGTTTAAAAGATCTCTCCGCTGCGGTCGAGATGACTTAGCTAGCAGCCGATGACGACATTGTAAAAGAAAAGTCAGTGTTGTTTAGGGTTCATCTTGGTATGCCTAACCCTTAATATTCGAATTATTTCGTTTTCATTACGATAAGATACTCTAAAATGATGTTTTTCAAAAGCACGATAGGTTCCATCGTTATCTTTTTTATACTGGTCGATTTTATGCTTTTCGGGGTATTTTGCAATATTCTCAACAGCAATAACTAAATCATTAATCACCTTGATTGCAGCCTTATCAGATTCTTTGCTGATATAATCGTGAATTTCTTTCAGATGGTTTTGCGCTGGCTTAGTCCAAACAATTTCTAAAGTGTTCTTCACCAACTTTTGATTTCTTTCAATAGCTCATTTTGCGTGATGAAATTGCCGTTTTTAAATTCAGTTTCTGCAGCTAAAAGTTCATTATTATATTGGTCTAAAGTAATATTGCCATTTTCGCCTTTACTTTTTATAAACGCTTTCAACATGTTGACCACAGACATTTTTTCGGCATCATCTAGCTGAGTAAAATAATTAAGCATTTCATTTTCTAAGATAATTGCCATAATGATGTGTTATACTCAAATTTACATAAATAGAATGTTATAAGCAAATTGCTGTTTTTCCTTTCCAAAATAAAAAAGCAACCCTATTGTGGATTGCTTTTGGCTTCATCAGTTGAAACTGACGGTAATGATTTGATAATAGATATTTTGCAATTCATTGCCGTCAACGGTTGAAGAAGGTAAAGAGCGAGTTAAAAAGATCTCTCCGCTGCGGTCGAGATGACGGCTGCGGTCGAGATGACGATTAATTCATGAAAAAAAGCAACCCAATTTTGGATTGCTTTTGGCTCCGTCAGTTGAAACTGACGGCAATGATTTGATGATAGATATTTTGCACTT from Pedobacter endophyticus includes:
- a CDS encoding anthranilate synthase component I family protein gives rise to the protein METLQNTSDFKQSALRWANQYDVCCFLDSNHYKDAYSAYDFILAVDVQAELKCANGNAFEHLKTFYELHKNWLFGFFSYDLKNQTEDLQSNNADYLNFPDLFFFVPRYLIASKDGQLQMLMGDNAILEEISNFIITENDANESIKIKQRLSKQNYLEKVDALKDHIARGDIYEVNFCQEFFAENATINPLPTFELLNKVSPTPFAGYFKIYEQYILSATPERFLCKRGSTLTSQPIKGTARRSNDLAEDEQIKIQLKNDIKEQSENVMIVDLVRHDLTKSAVKGSVKVDELFGIYSFPQVHQMISTISCELDAQVHFIDAIKNAFPMGSMTGAPKVKAMKLIETYEETKRGAYSGSFGCITPEGNFDFNVVIRSILYNASSKYLSFQVGGAITFQCDAEKEYEECLLKASAILKVLGN
- a CDS encoding type II toxin-antitoxin system RelE/ParE family toxin, with the protein product MKNTLEIVWTKPAQNHLKEIHDYISKESDKAAIKVINDLVIAVENIAKYPEKHKIDQYKKDNDGTYRAFEKHHFRVSYRNENEIIRILRVRHTKMNPKQH